The following DNA comes from Cytophagales bacterium.
AACTATTACTTTACTTCGTCCGAGCAGAAAAAAGCGTTCAACAAGAATCCTGAGAAGTATTTGCCCCAGTATGGTGGCTTTTGCGCCTTTGGTGTGTATGCTGGAGCAAAGTTCCGACCGGACCCAAATAAGTTTGTGGTCTCAGATGATAAGTATTTCCTGTATCTCTATAATCTCGAATTGGATGCACAAGAGCTATGGTTGAAGGAGGACGAATCCAAGTTGATCAAAAAAGCCAACGAGAATTGGAGAAGTCTGAGTAAAAAGTAAAATCGATTTAGAAACGAATGGTCTGAATTGCCCCATGAAGCACTGCTTATATGCGGCAATTCTTTTATTTTACTTTCATCATTCATGGATCAACTACTCTCAGACATCCGGAATTGCACCATCTGTCAGGAGCACCTGGCCCTTGGACCAAGACCTATTGTAGCTGCTTCGCCTGAAAGCAAGATTGCAATCATAGGGCAGGCTCCGGGATCGGCTGTCCACAAAAGTGGCATTCCCTGGGATGACAAGAGTGGGGACAACCTGAGAAAGTGGATGGAAATTTCTAAGGAGATTTTCTATGATCCTGAGACAATCGCCATAGTCCCGATGGGATTTTGCTATCCTGGCAAGGGAAAGTCAGGTGACTTGCCACCCCGACCGGAATGTGCTCCCCAATGGCACGCTCCTCTCCTGAATCAGCTCAAAAACATTCAGTTGACCCTGCTAATTGGAAAATATGCACAGGATCATTACCTGGAAGATCGTGGGATGAAGACATTGACTGAAACGGTCCAGAACTTTGAAGCTTACCTACCTTCTCATTTTGTATTGCCACACCCTTCGCCACGCAACAACATCTGGCAAGCAAAACATCCGTGGTTTCCGGAACAGGTCTTACCCAAATTGAAGGAACGGATCGCAGAGATACTGTAAAAAATCCCAGTGTTCTTCGGTCACCGATTGCAGCATTTGCTTATTGATTCCAACGAGCAATCGCTAACTTTCTAATCTCACTTCAAAGCTCATGAGTAATCGTCGGAATTTCATAAAAACCATCGGAACAGGCGCTGCATCTCTGGCTTTACAACCTGCTTTCTCCAACATCATCATTCCTGGACAAAAAGTATTGGGTGTGGCGTTGGTTGGACTAGGATATTACAGCCGCGACCTGTTAGCACCGGCCTTACAACGAACCAATCATTGCAAACTGACTGGCATTGTCACAGGAACACCAGCAAAGATCTCAAGATGGCAAAGGAACTACAGCATCAAAGACAAGAATGTCTACAACTACCAGAACATGCATGAGATTGCCAGTAATGATGAGATTGATGTGATCTATATTGTGTTGCCCACCGGGCTCCATGCCAAATATTCCGTGATTGCAGCCAATACAGGCAAACATGTGTGGTGTGAGAAACCCATGGCTGTAACAACTAATGAATGTCAGCAAATGATTGATGCATGTCGCAAAAACAAGGTGAAGTTGTCCATCGGTTATCGCATGCAACACGAGCCAAATACGCAAACGGTCATGAAATATGCTGTAAGTAAACCGTATGGAAAGATCACTGCACTGAAAGCCGAAGCAGGTTACTATGATGGCCGGACCAATCACTGGAAACAGAACAAAGCTCTTGGCGGAGGGGCCATGTATGACATGGGAGTCTATCCACTCAATGCACTGAGATACGCAACAGGTCAGGAACCGATTCGAGTAAGTGCGCGCCATGAAACCAATCGCCCCAAGGTGTATGATGAGGTAGATGAAACGACCTTCTTCGAGCTTGATTTCGGGGCAGGACTCAAAGGTCAGGGAGCCACAAGTCTCGGCGCTGGCATGAATGAGCTTACCGTAACTTGCGAAAATGGATGGTACAACCTGATCCCCATGCAGGCCTATGGTGGTGTACAAGGAAGGACCAGCGATGGGGTTCAATTGAACCAACGCATTGATAACCAGCAAGCCAAACAAATGGACGATGATGCCCTGGCCATCATCAATGATTCACCTGTCTTAGTTCCCGGAGAAGAGGGCCAACGGGATATTCGAATTGTAGAAGCGATCTATCAATCTGCAAAAACCAATCAACCTGTAGACCTTTGATCTTGCGGTTTTTGGTGCACTAGCTGACACTTCCTACTGAAAAATCACACATATGCCAATTTTTTAGTAAGAATGCTCAACCTTATCAGGTGTTATCCTGTAGTCTACTTTAACCTAAGATCGACCAGACATGAGAACGCTATTCTTTGCCTTAATCTTATCCCCATTCTTCGCAGCTGCTCAACCTGATTTTTTTTCAATTGCTAACCAATTCTTCAAGCAACGCATGGTCAACAACCGCTTGAATTATCAATTGATCAAGGATGATTCGCAACAATTAGATTCATTGGTTCAAATGATCGCATCAATGGATGCTGATACGCTCTCAGAAAATGAATTCCTGGCTTTTTACATCAATGCGTACAACCTGTTGGTGATTAAAGGTGTGGTGGATCGCTACCCATTGAACAACATGCAAGATATTGAGGGGTTTTTCTCAGAACTTAAATTTCAA
Coding sequences within:
- a CDS encoding YHS domain-containing (seleno)protein; the encoded protein is MKKITTFTLALAFTVIVFGQDKLANNIDDSHIALQGYSPVSYLDLGIAQKGVKEHKATHKGINYYFTSSEQKKAFNKNPEKYLPQYGGFCAFGVYAGAKFRPDPNKFVVSDDKYFLYLYNLELDAQELWLKEDESKLIKKANENWRSLSKK
- a CDS encoding uracil-DNA glycosylase family protein, with translation MDQLLSDIRNCTICQEHLALGPRPIVAASPESKIAIIGQAPGSAVHKSGIPWDDKSGDNLRKWMEISKEIFYDPETIAIVPMGFCYPGKGKSGDLPPRPECAPQWHAPLLNQLKNIQLTLLIGKYAQDHYLEDRGMKTLTETVQNFEAYLPSHFVLPHPSPRNNIWQAKHPWFPEQVLPKLKERIAEIL
- a CDS encoding Gfo/Idh/MocA family oxidoreductase gives rise to the protein MSNRRNFIKTIGTGAASLALQPAFSNIIIPGQKVLGVALVGLGYYSRDLLAPALQRTNHCKLTGIVTGTPAKISRWQRNYSIKDKNVYNYQNMHEIASNDEIDVIYIVLPTGLHAKYSVIAANTGKHVWCEKPMAVTTNECQQMIDACRKNKVKLSIGYRMQHEPNTQTVMKYAVSKPYGKITALKAEAGYYDGRTNHWKQNKALGGGAMYDMGVYPLNALRYATGQEPIRVSARHETNRPKVYDEVDETTFFELDFGAGLKGQGATSLGAGMNELTVTCENGWYNLIPMQAYGGVQGRTSDGVQLNQRIDNQQAKQMDDDALAIINDSPVLVPGEEGQRDIRIVEAIYQSAKTNQPVDL